From [Clostridium] symbiosum, a single genomic window includes:
- a CDS encoding ABC transporter substrate-binding protein has protein sequence MKKIISVFLTAAMTAAALSGCQGGGASDALTPVTLNEVAHSIFYAPQYAAIELGYFKDEGINLTLVNGAGADKVMTALISGDADIGFMGSEASVYVYQEGSEDYAVNFAQLTQRAGNFLVARDPQENFSWQDLKGKKVLGGRAGGMPEMIFEYILKKNGIDPKTDLTIDQSINFGLTAAAFTSNDADYTVEFEPFATGLEKEGNGTVVASLGVDSGYVPYTAYCVKKSYLEKNPETIQKFTNAIQRGLEYVNTHSAEEIAETIKPQFKETDTDTIATIIERYKEQDTWKNDTVFEKESFELLENILEEAGELNERVPYEDLVTTTFSEEAGK, from the coding sequence ATGAAAAAAATTATTTCTGTTTTCCTGACAGCCGCCATGACTGCAGCCGCCCTTTCCGGCTGTCAGGGTGGAGGGGCATCTGATGCTCTTACTCCGGTTACATTAAATGAAGTGGCTCACTCCATCTTCTATGCTCCTCAGTATGCTGCCATCGAACTGGGGTATTTCAAAGACGAAGGGATTAATCTTACCCTTGTCAACGGCGCGGGCGCCGACAAAGTCATGACTGCCCTGATTTCAGGGGACGCGGACATCGGTTTCATGGGCTCTGAGGCCAGCGTTTACGTCTACCAGGAAGGTTCCGAAGACTATGCGGTCAATTTTGCCCAGCTGACCCAGCGCGCCGGAAACTTTCTCGTTGCCCGCGATCCCCAGGAAAACTTCTCCTGGCAGGATCTGAAAGGCAAAAAAGTATTGGGCGGCCGCGCAGGCGGAATGCCGGAGATGATTTTCGAATACATCCTGAAAAAGAATGGCATTGATCCAAAAACCGATCTGACCATTGACCAGAGCATCAACTTCGGCCTGACCGCCGCTGCCTTTACCAGCAATGATGCCGATTACACCGTCGAATTCGAACCGTTCGCCACAGGCCTTGAAAAAGAGGGCAACGGAACCGTCGTAGCCTCTCTCGGCGTGGATTCCGGCTATGTTCCTTACACCGCTTACTGTGTAAAGAAGAGCTATCTGGAAAAAAATCCTGAAACCATCCAGAAATTCACCAACGCAATCCAGCGCGGCCTTGAATATGTAAACACACATTCCGCGGAAGAGATTGCGGAGACAATCAAGCCTCAGTTTAAGGAGACCGACACCGACACCATCGCGACTATCATTGAGCGTTACAAAGAGCAGGATACGTGGAAAAATGATACCGTGTTTGAAAAAGAAAGCTTCGAACTTCTGGAGAACATCCTGGAAGAGGCCGGAGAGCTGAATGAGAGGGTTCCTTATGAGGATCTTGTGACTACGACATTTTCGGAAGAAGCAGGAAAGTAG
- a CDS encoding Cof-type HAD-IIB family hydrolase: protein MENYEIIVLDLDGTLTNRDKVITPKTKKALMELQERGKKIVLASGRPTDGVMPLARELKLEEYGSYILSFNGGMITNCRTGEVVFSRLLPVEANAKIIGLAEDERVTVLTYDGHTLITNDAESPYSKLENKINNMEVRQIDDLKSYVTYPVPKFLMMDDGDYLAMVEPRVKAAMGKNFSIYRSEPFFLEILPRGIDKAQSLARLLEILGLQKEQMIACGDGYNDLTMIKFAGLGVAMENAVLPVRKAADYITLSNNDDGIAHVVEKFML from the coding sequence ATGGAAAATTATGAAATTATCGTTCTGGATTTAGATGGAACGCTGACAAACCGTGATAAAGTGATAACGCCAAAGACAAAGAAGGCTCTGATGGAGCTTCAGGAGAGAGGAAAGAAGATTGTGCTTGCCTCCGGACGTCCGACGGACGGGGTAATGCCCCTTGCGCGGGAGCTGAAACTGGAGGAGTATGGAAGCTATATTCTCTCGTTTAACGGCGGTATGATAACGAACTGCCGGACCGGGGAGGTGGTATTCAGCCGCCTGCTTCCGGTGGAGGCCAATGCAAAAATTATCGGCCTGGCCGAGGACGAGAGGGTGACGGTGCTCACCTATGACGGACATACCCTGATCACCAATGATGCGGAGAGTCCCTATTCAAAGCTGGAAAATAAGATTAATAATATGGAAGTCCGCCAGATTGATGATTTGAAGTCCTATGTAACCTACCCTGTACCGAAGTTTTTAATGATGGACGACGGGGATTACCTTGCCATGGTGGAACCCCGGGTGAAGGCGGCGATGGGAAAGAACTTCAGTATTTACCGTTCCGAACCGTTTTTCCTTGAAATACTGCCGAGAGGAATCGATAAGGCCCAGTCACTGGCCAGGCTGCTGGAGATTCTTGGACTTCAAAAAGAGCAGATGATTGCCTGCGGAGACGGTTATAATGATCTGACAATGATTAAGTTTGCCGGTCTCGGCGTAGCCATGGAGAATGCGGTGCTCCCGGTGAGAAAAGCCGCGGACTATATTACATTATCCAACAATGACGACGGGATTGCCCATGTTGTGGAAAAATTTATGCTGTAA
- a CDS encoding slipin family protein → MKYTIKEQECGYLLKDGRFQGFLTAGSYHYIQRLGYELKTVPMTGSVDTCGIPAEILLKNQAFADRVVHVTIPDECLGIRFVNKAFKEVLTGPDALYWNVFEDVEIRLVDITNPYMDQTLPRYYIDLMPMKFYKKIAIKDGEIGLLYFDGRFEKRLEQGTWYFWNYGSEVTCKIFNMKVQQLEIQGQEILTADKVSIRLNVVCSYRITDPEKLVQTIEGASAQLYTGAQLCIREYVGRFRLDELLAQKEEIGRSICGQLRERESDYCVQIVNAGIKDIILPGEIRDIMNTVLVAEKKAQANVIMRREEVASTRSLLNTARLMDENKTLLKLKEMEYLERICDKVGSISVSGGKGILDQLSELAGM, encoded by the coding sequence ATGAAATATACAATCAAAGAGCAGGAATGCGGTTATCTGTTAAAAGACGGAAGATTTCAGGGTTTTCTCACCGCCGGCAGCTACCATTACATACAGAGACTGGGCTACGAACTGAAAACCGTACCAATGACGGGCAGCGTCGACACCTGCGGTATCCCGGCTGAAATCCTGCTGAAAAACCAGGCTTTTGCGGACAGGGTCGTACACGTAACGATTCCCGACGAATGTCTCGGCATCCGTTTTGTAAACAAAGCGTTCAAAGAGGTGCTTACCGGCCCCGACGCTCTGTACTGGAATGTCTTTGAGGATGTGGAAATCCGCCTTGTAGATATCACCAATCCCTACATGGATCAGACATTGCCGAGATATTACATCGATTTGATGCCGATGAAATTCTATAAAAAAATCGCAATCAAGGACGGTGAGATCGGTCTTCTGTACTTCGACGGCCGGTTCGAAAAACGTTTGGAGCAGGGTACCTGGTATTTCTGGAATTACGGAAGCGAGGTGACCTGCAAAATCTTCAATATGAAAGTACAGCAGCTCGAGATCCAGGGCCAGGAAATCCTGACCGCCGACAAGGTGAGCATCCGTTTAAACGTAGTCTGCAGCTACCGAATCACCGATCCGGAAAAACTTGTGCAGACGATCGAGGGTGCATCCGCCCAGCTTTACACCGGAGCCCAGCTCTGCATCAGGGAATATGTGGGCCGTTTCCGCCTCGATGAGCTGCTGGCTCAAAAGGAAGAGATCGGCCGTTCCATCTGCGGACAGCTCAGGGAGCGGGAGTCGGATTACTGCGTCCAGATTGTAAACGCGGGTATCAAAGACATCATACTTCCCGGTGAAATCCGTGATATCATGAACACGGTCCTGGTTGCCGAGAAAAAAGCCCAGGCCAATGTCATCATGCGCCGTGAGGAGGTAGCCTCCACCAGAAGCCTGCTGAACACAGCCCGGCTGATGGATGAGAACAAGACACTGCTGAAGCTGAAGGAGATGGAGTATCTGGAGAGAATCTGCGATAAAGTAGGCAGCATCTCCGTAAGCGGTGGTAAAGGTATCCTCGATCAGCTCTCCGAGCTGGCGGGAATGTAA
- a CDS encoding DUF4366 domain-containing protein — MNKFDMMGKDALSKVEEIMNATKLNEFLHRKEEEEKKKTCILWILAIIGVVAAVAAIAYGVYRFFTPDYLEDFEDDFEDDFDDDFFEDDAEDEKE; from the coding sequence ATGAATAAATTCGATATGATGGGTAAGGATGCATTATCTAAAGTGGAAGAGATCATGAATGCAACAAAGCTGAATGAGTTTTTACACAGAAAAGAAGAGGAAGAGAAGAAGAAAACCTGTATCCTCTGGATTCTTGCCATTATCGGTGTTGTAGCGGCTGTAGCAGCCATCGCTTACGGTGTTTACCGCTTCTTTACACCGGATTATCTGGAAGACTTTGAGGACGATTTTGAAGATGATTTCGACGACGATTTCTTCGAGGATGATGCGGAAGACGAGAAAGAGTAA
- a CDS encoding DUF1836 domain-containing protein: MKTNEERLQDLMAYLDSMTRINPSDIPAIDLYMDQVTTFMDSHLSGCKRFGEDKILTKTMINNYAKNNLLPPPEKKKYSKNHILLLIFIYYFKNVLSFNDIEQLFSPISENHFSQGSNPELSELYTEIFSLERGQRKRLKEDVMAKFQAASETFPDAEGDDQEYLRLFSFICELAFDVYLKKQMIELLAEQLRQENPPKKKK; the protein is encoded by the coding sequence ATGAAAACGAACGAAGAACGTCTGCAGGATCTGATGGCTTATCTGGACAGCATGACCAGGATCAACCCGTCCGACATTCCCGCTATTGATTTATATATGGATCAGGTTACCACATTCATGGACAGCCATCTGTCGGGCTGCAAGCGGTTCGGCGAGGACAAGATCCTGACAAAGACAATGATTAACAACTATGCAAAGAACAACCTGCTGCCTCCCCCGGAGAAGAAGAAGTATTCGAAGAACCATATCCTGCTGCTGATTTTTATCTACTACTTTAAGAATGTACTTTCTTTTAACGATATTGAACAGCTCTTCTCCCCGATCAGCGAGAACCATTTTTCCCAGGGTTCCAATCCGGAACTGTCAGAGCTTTACACGGAGATATTCTCCCTGGAGCGGGGACAGCGCAAGCGCCTGAAAGAGGACGTGATGGCCAAATTCCAGGCGGCTTCCGAGACGTTTCCCGATGCCGAGGGGGATGACCAGGAATACCTGCGCCTCTTTTCTTTTATTTGTGAACTGGCCTTTGACGTATACCTGAAAAAGCAGATGATAGAGCTGCTGGCGGAACAGTTAAGACAGGAGAATCCTCCCAAGAAAAAAAAATAA
- a CDS encoding UvrD-helicase domain-containing protein has protein sequence MNKYELLNPMQQEAVYHTDGPLLVLAGAGSGKTRVLTHRIAYLIEEKKVNPWNIMAITFTNKAAAEMRERVDKIVGFGSESIWVSTFHSSCVRILRRHIEYLGYSTNFTIYDGDDQKTLMKQIFKKLDVDTKQFKERAVLSKISSAKDDMITPEEFELNAGGDFREKKVAQIYKEYQKELKKNNALDFDDLIVKTVELFQNAPEVLDYYQERFRYIMVDEYQDTNMVQFKLVDLLAAKYRNICVVGDDDQSIYKFRGANIENILSFEKAFPGAKVIKLEQNYRSTQNILNAANEVIRNNRGRKDKTLWTANDEGNQVRFLQFDTAYEEAEAIVKDIRREKEDSGCEYSDFAVLYRTNAQSRLLEEKCILYSIPYRLVGGVNFYQRKEIKDILCYLKTIANGQDDLAVQRIVNVPKRGVGATSIGKVTMFASANGMSFYDALLRVKGIPAMGKAADKIGVFTEQIEDFKARMPEMTIQELIEEILENTGYKKELEAEGEIESETRLQNIEELINKAVSYSENAEEPTLDGFLEEVALVADVDNMDESENRIILMTLHSAKGLEFPYVYLSGLEDGLFPSSMSIMSDDKDAVEEERRLCYVGITRAREKLTLTAARQRMTNGETRFSKVSRFVEEIPSWLLEQVEQPSVFGRAAGRSWGGENSGNGDGFGGAAASGWGRKSSEGEEAGLPWNRSGGITTGWGSSAGGQSGAGSRNSSVTIGSGAGAAGSGGRGLSAFGQKPNAYASKTAPGAPSFGKAFSVQKAAHLPYSEGDRVKHIKFGEGTVKKIEDGGKDYEVTVEFERVGVKKMFASFAKLIKL, from the coding sequence ATGAACAAATACGAATTACTCAATCCGATGCAGCAGGAGGCGGTTTACCACACGGATGGCCCCCTTCTCGTGCTGGCGGGCGCAGGTTCCGGAAAGACCAGAGTACTGACTCACAGGATTGCATATCTGATAGAAGAAAAAAAGGTGAATCCATGGAATATCATGGCAATCACATTTACCAACAAGGCGGCGGCCGAGATGAGGGAGCGTGTGGACAAGATTGTCGGCTTCGGCTCCGAGAGCATCTGGGTGAGCACCTTCCATTCCTCCTGCGTGAGGATTCTGCGGCGTCATATCGAATATCTCGGCTACAGTACGAATTTTACGATTTATGACGGCGATGATCAGAAGACCCTGATGAAGCAGATATTCAAGAAACTGGATGTAGACACGAAACAGTTTAAGGAGAGGGCGGTTCTCAGCAAGATCTCTTCTGCAAAGGACGATATGATCACGCCGGAAGAATTCGAACTGAATGCAGGCGGAGATTTCCGTGAGAAGAAGGTTGCTCAGATTTATAAAGAGTACCAGAAAGAGCTGAAGAAAAATAATGCCCTGGATTTTGACGATCTGATTGTAAAGACCGTGGAGCTGTTCCAGAACGCGCCGGAGGTTCTCGATTACTATCAGGAGAGATTCCGTTACATAATGGTGGATGAGTACCAGGATACCAACATGGTCCAGTTTAAGCTGGTCGATCTGCTGGCTGCCAAATACAGGAATATCTGCGTGGTGGGTGACGACGATCAGTCGATCTACAAATTCAGGGGAGCCAATATTGAAAATATACTGAGCTTTGAGAAGGCATTTCCGGGAGCAAAGGTCATCAAGCTGGAACAGAATTACCGATCCACCCAGAATATCCTGAACGCGGCCAACGAAGTAATCCGCAACAACCGTGGAAGAAAAGACAAGACGCTCTGGACGGCCAACGATGAGGGAAACCAGGTGCGTTTCCTGCAGTTCGATACGGCCTATGAGGAAGCGGAGGCGATTGTGAAGGATATACGCCGGGAAAAGGAAGATTCCGGATGTGAATATTCCGATTTTGCGGTGCTCTACAGGACAAATGCCCAGTCGCGCCTATTGGAGGAGAAATGTATCCTTTACAGTATTCCGTACCGTCTGGTGGGAGGCGTTAATTTCTACCAGAGAAAAGAGATTAAGGACATTCTCTGCTACTTAAAGACGATCGCCAACGGGCAGGACGATCTGGCTGTACAGCGTATTGTCAATGTGCCGAAAAGGGGCGTCGGAGCGACGTCCATCGGAAAGGTAACAATGTTTGCCTCCGCCAACGGGATGAGCTTTTACGATGCATTACTGCGCGTCAAGGGAATCCCGGCCATGGGAAAAGCGGCAGATAAGATAGGCGTTTTCACGGAGCAGATCGAAGATTTCAAAGCGCGTATGCCGGAGATGACGATCCAGGAACTGATCGAAGAGATTCTTGAAAACACCGGTTACAAAAAAGAGCTGGAGGCAGAGGGCGAGATTGAGTCGGAGACACGTCTCCAGAATATAGAGGAATTGATTAACAAGGCGGTCAGCTACAGCGAGAATGCGGAGGAACCGACGCTGGACGGGTTCCTCGAAGAGGTTGCGCTGGTTGCCGATGTGGATAATATGGATGAGTCTGAAAACCGGATTATCCTGATGACGCTCCACAGCGCCAAAGGACTGGAATTCCCATATGTATATTTAAGCGGCCTGGAGGACGGACTGTTTCCGAGCAGCATGTCCATCATGTCGGACGACAAGGATGCGGTCGAGGAAGAACGCCGCCTCTGTTATGTAGGCATCACAAGAGCCAGGGAGAAACTGACGCTGACCGCGGCCAGACAGCGCATGACCAACGGTGAGACGAGATTTTCCAAGGTCAGCCGTTTTGTGGAAGAGATTCCTTCATGGCTGCTGGAACAGGTGGAACAGCCGTCCGTATTCGGAAGGGCGGCAGGAAGATCCTGGGGAGGCGAAAACTCCGGGAACGGGGACGGCTTTGGCGGGGCGGCAGCCTCCGGCTGGGGCAGAAAGTCTTCCGAAGGGGAGGAGGCAGGCCTGCCATGGAACCGTTCCGGCGGTATTACGACCGGCTGGGGTTCATCCGCCGGCGGACAGAGCGGAGCGGGAAGCCGTAATTCCAGCGTTACCATCGGCAGCGGGGCAGGAGCAGCGGGCAGCGGCGGACGCGGTCTCAGCGCTTTCGGCCAGAAGCCAAATGCTTATGCCTCAAAGACGGCCCCGGGAGCCCCTTCCTTCGGGAAGGCATTTTCCGTACAGAAGGCAGCTCATCTGCCCTATTCTGAGGGAGACCGTGTAAAGCATATTAAGTTCGGTGAGGGTACCGTTAAAAAGATTGAGGACGGCGGCAAAGACTACGAGGTCACCGTAGAGTTCGAACGCGTAGGTGTCAAAAAAATGTTTGCATCTTTTGCCAAATTGATAAAATTGTAA
- a CDS encoding chemotaxis protein CheW: MSDISGLSARMAFFDEGAETAANFRENLEFMAVDMGNFYYGIELECVKELIREPHITQIPCLPAYYEGVCNWKGNIVPVVSMRAAGGISQEAPSQKLVLIVRAGGLECGLLIEGEPRILGISPDRELIGELPEADGIMLVVKHAFEGEDKVISVIDVEKSLKKMVVFE; encoded by the coding sequence ATGAGTGACATAAGCGGGCTGAGCGCCCGGATGGCTTTTTTTGACGAAGGAGCTGAAACAGCCGCCAATTTCCGGGAAAATCTGGAATTCATGGCAGTCGATATGGGAAATTTCTACTATGGAATTGAGCTGGAATGTGTAAAAGAACTGATCCGTGAGCCACATATCACGCAGATTCCCTGCCTGCCCGCCTATTATGAGGGGGTATGCAACTGGAAAGGTAATATAGTTCCCGTAGTGTCCATGCGGGCGGCCGGAGGAATTTCTCAGGAGGCTCCTTCGCAGAAGCTGGTTCTGATCGTGAGAGCGGGCGGCCTGGAATGCGGTTTACTGATCGAGGGGGAACCGCGGATCCTGGGTATCTCACCCGATCGTGAGCTGATAGGGGAACTGCCGGAAGCCGATGGGATCATGCTTGTCGTCAAGCATGCGTTTGAGGGGGAAGATAAGGTCATTTCGGTGATTGATGTAGAGAAATCCCTCAAAAAGATGGTGGTGTTTGAGTAG
- a CDS encoding YerC/YecD family TrpR-related protein produces the protein MNKKLKTEAVDHLFQAILTLKSTEECYSFFEDVCTVNELLSFSQRYEVAKMLREKRTYLEIADKTGASTATISRVNRSLNYGNDGYDMVFKRLEDQAGDEEKEAAKAAE, from the coding sequence ATGAATAAAAAACTCAAGACAGAGGCGGTTGACCATTTGTTTCAGGCGATTCTGACCCTTAAGAGCACGGAAGAGTGCTACAGCTTTTTTGAGGATGTCTGCACAGTCAACGAGCTGTTGTCCTTCTCACAGCGCTATGAGGTTGCCAAGATGCTGAGAGAGAAAAGAACGTATCTGGAGATCGCCGATAAGACGGGAGCCTCCACCGCGACAATCAGCCGCGTTAACCGCTCATTGAACTATGGCAACGACGGATACGATATGGTATTTAAACGCCTGGAAGATCAGGCAGGGGATGAGGAGAAAGAGGCGGCAAAGGCTGCTGAATGA
- a CDS encoding chemotaxis protein CheA, giving the protein MGFFDTDMEDMLDIYLLETNQLLDQADEILLNAEQEKALTKDEINGIFRVMHTIKSSSAMMGLTALSVLAHRLEDIFAVFREEPFRLGGFEQETFDLIFAAADFIRGELGRMNEETFQPNDPEGFDEKIDALVSKVKAKKDFTAHIRFEAGCKMENIRAYMVARQIKEDCTEMQTFPENVESDPGTADYIREHGFYIHFLSETPGQVFDKLAEALFVARVTASETMPGQTGTGEGTKTASGQPETGAGEKVSGCTEAPEQKDTAEEVEELKDTAEEAAETADKTAAGDKSANTAGRKEADKPVKQAGQNGGAQTGSEFIHVKVERLDELQNLTGELMIAAQAADLYGSSSAGAGVREDNQKRQLERLLRELEELVISIRMIPFSSVVPQISRVVRDISRKENKKITFTVTGQDVEVDKKIADSILEPLLHLVRNAVDHGIETPEEREAAGKCQTGQITLSFENMGGEICVSVQDDGCGIDTEKVLRKAKDKNLFTGNEADYSEAELMELCLLPGFSTREQANEFSGRGVGLDVVRQMVEKLGGHLHLESKKGSGSRFILHLPLTLTIIDSIRLLAGDNCFAVPARQVIQFFPYPPEETELVRRGEKEFWLHEGRYIPIISLRRFYGMEETGMGRRVMAYVRGSSREACLLADRIVDQMSLVEKPLPEIFGPHFRYYTGISGCSLLGDGSICMLLDIEDLIRVAGGVKSYE; this is encoded by the coding sequence ATGGGATTTTTTGATACAGATATGGAAGATATGCTGGATATCTATCTTCTTGAGACGAACCAGCTTCTCGACCAGGCAGACGAAATTCTGTTGAATGCGGAACAGGAAAAGGCGCTTACAAAAGATGAAATTAACGGGATTTTCCGTGTAATGCATACGATTAAGAGTTCCTCGGCCATGATGGGACTGACTGCTTTGTCGGTGCTGGCCCACCGCCTGGAGGATATTTTCGCTGTATTCAGGGAAGAGCCGTTCCGGCTCGGGGGTTTTGAGCAGGAAACCTTTGACCTTATCTTTGCCGCCGCCGATTTTATCAGGGGCGAACTGGGGAGGATGAACGAGGAGACGTTCCAGCCAAACGATCCGGAGGGCTTTGACGAAAAGATAGATGCCCTGGTCTCAAAAGTAAAGGCGAAAAAGGATTTTACCGCCCATATCAGGTTTGAGGCAGGCTGCAAGATGGAGAATATCCGCGCTTATATGGTGGCGCGCCAGATAAAAGAGGATTGTACCGAGATGCAGACCTTTCCGGAGAATGTGGAGTCGGATCCGGGTACGGCGGACTATATCCGGGAACATGGATTTTACATCCATTTCCTCTCGGAAACCCCGGGTCAGGTGTTCGATAAGCTGGCCGAAGCCCTCTTTGTGGCCCGCGTGACCGCATCGGAAACCATGCCGGGACAGACCGGGACGGGTGAAGGTACAAAGACGGCGTCCGGGCAGCCGGAGACAGGCGCCGGGGAAAAAGTTTCCGGTTGTACTGAGGCACCGGAGCAGAAGGATACGGCCGAAGAGGTGGAGGAGCTGAAGGATACGGCTGAAGAGGCGGCGGAAACCGCAGATAAGACGGCAGCCGGAGATAAATCAGCAAATACGGCAGGACGGAAGGAGGCGGATAAACCGGTAAAACAGGCGGGCCAGAATGGGGGAGCTCAGACTGGGAGCGAGTTTATCCACGTGAAGGTGGAACGCCTGGACGAACTTCAGAATCTGACGGGAGAGCTGATGATAGCCGCCCAGGCCGCCGATTTATACGGAAGCAGCTCCGCGGGAGCGGGAGTGCGGGAAGACAACCAGAAACGCCAACTGGAACGTCTTTTAAGGGAATTGGAAGAACTTGTAATTTCCATCCGTATGATACCGTTTTCCAGTGTTGTCCCGCAGATTAGCCGCGTGGTCAGGGATATCAGCCGGAAAGAAAATAAGAAAATAACATTCACCGTGACGGGCCAGGATGTGGAAGTAGATAAAAAAATTGCGGACAGTATTCTGGAGCCGCTGCTTCATCTGGTCCGTAATGCCGTGGATCATGGCATCGAGACACCGGAAGAACGTGAAGCGGCAGGAAAATGCCAGACCGGGCAGATAACGCTGAGCTTTGAAAATATGGGCGGAGAAATCTGTGTATCCGTCCAGGACGACGGCTGCGGAATCGATACGGAGAAGGTGCTTAGAAAAGCGAAAGATAAGAATCTATTTACCGGAAATGAGGCGGACTATTCTGAGGCGGAACTGATGGAACTTTGCCTCCTGCCGGGTTTTTCAACAAGAGAGCAGGCCAATGAATTTTCGGGCAGAGGCGTTGGCCTCGATGTGGTCCGCCAAATGGTGGAAAAATTAGGAGGCCACCTCCACCTGGAAAGCAAAAAGGGAAGCGGAAGCCGGTTTATACTCCACCTGCCCCTGACCCTGACGATTATTGACAGTATAAGGCTTTTGGCGGGAGACAATTGTTTTGCCGTCCCAGCCAGGCAGGTGATACAGTTTTTCCCCTATCCTCCGGAAGAAACAGAGCTTGTAAGACGGGGAGAGAAGGAATTCTGGCTGCACGAAGGACGCTATATCCCGATTATCTCCCTGCGCCGGTTTTACGGCATGGAAGAGACGGGGATGGGACGCCGCGTGATGGCATACGTAAGGGGCAGTTCCCGGGAGGCCTGTCTCCTGGCCGATCGGATTGTCGATCAGATGAGCCTTGTGGAGAAACCGCTTCCTGAGATATTTGGCCCCCATTTCAGGTATTATACGGGAATTTCAGGCTGCAGCCTTCTTGGGGACGGTTCAATCTGTATGCTGCTAGACATAGAGGATTTAATCCGCGTTGCGGGAGGTGTAAAATCGTATGAGTGA
- a CDS encoding bile acid:sodium symporter family protein has product MNTLKKLSNFFGQNMAVIVIAIAALALFVPQSVSFIKTSYVNTLLGIVMFGMGLTLKPGDFKVVFSRPKDVIIGCIAQFTVMPLLAFGLTKVFNLPPELAIGVILVGTCPGGTSSNVMTYLSKGDVALSVGMTAVSTVLAPFLTPLLTYVYAGARVDVNMASMFLSIVKVVIVPIAAGFIINHFFSAVTQKIVEVLPLISTTAIVAIVAAVVSANSSKILTSGLLIVAVVICHNVIGYLLGFSIGKVLKLDESKCRAISIEVGMQNSGLATSLAATHFAQYPLATIPGAVFSVWHNISGAVLANFYARTAEKAGKKTGSAAMTNLQ; this is encoded by the coding sequence ATGAACACATTGAAAAAGCTGAGTAATTTCTTCGGACAGAATATGGCCGTCATTGTCATCGCCATCGCTGCCCTCGCCCTGTTTGTGCCTCAGAGCGTTAGTTTCATCAAAACCTCCTACGTCAATACCCTCCTTGGCATTGTTATGTTTGGGATGGGCCTTACCCTGAAACCGGGAGACTTTAAGGTCGTTTTCTCCCGCCCCAAGGACGTTATTATCGGATGTATCGCCCAGTTCACGGTGATGCCGCTTCTGGCCTTCGGGCTGACTAAGGTATTTAATCTTCCGCCGGAGCTGGCCATCGGCGTGATCCTGGTGGGAACCTGCCCGGGCGGCACTTCCTCCAACGTCATGACCTACCTCTCCAAAGGCGATGTGGCGCTGTCCGTCGGCATGACGGCCGTTTCCACCGTGCTGGCTCCGTTCCTTACCCCGCTTCTCACCTACGTTTACGCGGGCGCCAGAGTCGACGTCAACATGGCCAGCATGTTTTTATCCATCGTCAAGGTCGTGATTGTACCGATTGCAGCCGGTTTTATTATCAACCACTTTTTCTCTGCGGTTACACAGAAAATTGTGGAAGTGCTGCCTCTGATTTCCACGACCGCCATCGTAGCCATCGTTGCTGCCGTTGTTTCCGCCAATTCATCTAAGATTCTGACAAGCGGACTCCTGATCGTCGCAGTAGTCATCTGCCACAATGTAATCGGATATCTGCTGGGCTTCTCCATCGGAAAAGTTTTAAAACTGGACGAAAGCAAATGCCGCGCCATTTCGATCGAAGTCGGTATGCAGAACTCCGGCCTGGCTACCTCCCTCGCCGCCACTCATTTTGCCCAGTATCCGTTAGCTACCATCCCGGGAGCCGTATTCAGCGTATGGCATAATATTTCCGGCGCGGTTCTCGCCAATTTCTATGCGCGCACGGCGGAAAAGGCAGGAAAAAAGACAGGTTCCGCCGCAATGACAAACCTGCAGTAA